In a single window of the Candidatus Flexicrinis proximus genome:
- a CDS encoding Tad domain-containing protein: protein MYRKPVKPQLRHPLSRGEKSPESGQAIVLIAFIMVGLLAILGLSVDGGGILFLYRDARNATDASTLAAAYARCTDGDLVEAGLNTASRNGFNNDGTQNIVTVTNPPASGTGAGDSDYINVQIQAFKPSYFIHLVYPNPLWITTDATGFCREAFDSSSVGAIFGISNGCNQNGVVEISGANQNIIGDLFSNADTKQTGSGNGIVVDGNAGTVTTFDPPNYSDKVTFVPPSTYTPGVEPRDNPFDWVDMDDYRPGGLIWEALPEGQKTHHTGDWVENQTDNVSGFHMVEGDVTLRQITVDNTIGLTVVATGKINVISPNSEMKYYEPLLTLNDNDIPSVGFLFYSEFGTQSSNCSSSNDAIDFSTNNINATGVLFAPNGGISGSFSDGFYKGALVGWRVSLSGSDSDIIRDPTLFPPQPPRVSIAD, encoded by the coding sequence ATGTATCGCAAACCAGTCAAACCACAACTGCGGCACCCGCTCTCACGCGGGGAAAAATCGCCAGAGAGTGGCCAGGCAATCGTCCTGATTGCGTTCATCATGGTCGGTCTGTTAGCGATCCTCGGGCTTTCAGTCGACGGCGGCGGGATCCTGTTCCTGTACCGCGACGCGCGCAACGCCACAGACGCTTCGACCCTGGCGGCGGCCTATGCGCGCTGCACCGATGGCGATCTTGTCGAAGCCGGTCTCAATACGGCCAGCCGCAACGGCTTCAACAACGACGGCACCCAGAACATCGTCACGGTCACCAATCCGCCGGCCAGCGGCACCGGTGCCGGCGATTCTGACTATATCAATGTTCAGATTCAGGCGTTCAAGCCGTCCTACTTCATCCACCTTGTCTACCCGAATCCCCTGTGGATTACCACCGACGCAACCGGCTTCTGCCGCGAGGCCTTCGACAGCAGTTCGGTGGGTGCTATCTTCGGCATCAGCAACGGCTGCAATCAGAATGGCGTCGTTGAAATTTCCGGCGCAAACCAGAACATCATCGGCGACCTGTTCAGCAACGCCGACACCAAGCAGACGGGCTCCGGCAATGGGATCGTCGTCGACGGCAACGCCGGGACCGTGACCACTTTCGACCCGCCCAATTACTCTGACAAGGTGACCTTTGTGCCGCCGAGTACCTACACTCCAGGTGTGGAGCCGCGTGACAACCCGTTCGATTGGGTCGACATGGACGACTATCGCCCCGGCGGTCTGATCTGGGAAGCGCTACCGGAAGGTCAGAAGACCCACCATACCGGCGACTGGGTTGAGAACCAGACCGATAACGTCAGCGGCTTCCACATGGTCGAGGGCGACGTTACCCTGCGCCAGATCACCGTCGACAATACCATCGGCCTGACCGTCGTTGCGACCGGCAAGATCAACGTGATCAGCCCGAACAGCGAAATGAAGTACTACGAGCCGCTGCTCACGCTCAACGATAACGACATCCCATCGGTCGGTTTCCTGTTCTATAGCGAGTTTGGGACACAGAGCAGCAACTGCTCATCCTCAAACGACGCGATCGACTTCTCCACGAACAATATCAACGCGACTGGCGTTCTGTTCGCCCCCAATGGCGGCATCAGCGGAAGTTTCAGCGATGGTTTCTATAAAGGCGCGCTGGTGGGTTGGCGCGTATCGCTCTCCGGGTCCGACTCCGACATCATCCGTGACCCGACACTGTTCCCGCCCCAGCCTCCGCGGGTCTCAATCGCCGATTAG
- a CDS encoding pilus assembly protein → MAQPQRVRRPKTAGQALVEFGLILPVLLLVITGIIDFGQVAVTYVQSLSALRNAARFAEVAGFATIPGQPTRYLDCEGMIDAANDILFADNQTLTITYHKANDYGNTSFDCDTVSADLLVNGDILEIVSSARIQFITPFVSGLVPDLNIAFTARRTIIKSLELGSDDITDTDYDGLDDAWEISWFGDLSAIATGDPDGDGCNNGCEEARGTNPIDLQDTDGDGLDDAEEAYLYNTDGTDVDTDDDGLTDYEEVITYGTNPLVVDTDGDTLSDGDEVNVYGTDPNNPDTDGDGIFDAEEVGLGSDPNLADTDSDTLSDYQEVVVHGTSPILADTDGDILSDPVEVAGTYNTSAIDADTDNDVLLDGEEVNTYFTRPDAYDTDGDNLSDYEEVLRVTNPNDIDTDDDNLTDGDEVNLYGSDPLNPDTDGDGVNDGDEIVCGTSPVLVSTFPPALDSEMCNGGGSIDPDSDDDGLPDIWEISTFGHLGFGPLDDPDGDGINNQDERLFGTNGNNPDTDGDGRTDGEEQYGIGGPTSNPKIYDTDGDGLSDGQEVNVYGTNPNLQDSDGDGLLDPAEILIHGTNPNDPDSDDDGLNDSVELTLGTLPMDADTDDDGLNDGEEVNLRGTNPLMADTDSDGLSDFVEIYETLTVPTDSDTDDDQLNDGSEVNLYGTDPNKADTDGDTLTDWAEMFAFPLNPLKTTDPLVQDTDLDGKRDDFELNNGTLPNNPIGISVLAASVTQDRRHNKSVSMIVTLKLDKPSVETTRIRYRTADGTPPGAATLADNDYEQIVGTEMVFLPGVTTRTFVVTIGGQSNGFGGDIGNETFFIMLNTNDNGYIKVGQATMTILYNR, encoded by the coding sequence ATGGCCCAACCACAACGCGTTCGCCGTCCAAAAACCGCGGGTCAGGCTCTGGTAGAGTTTGGCCTGATCCTGCCAGTTCTGCTGTTGGTCATCACCGGCATTATCGATTTCGGCCAGGTTGCCGTCACCTACGTGCAAAGCCTCAGCGCGCTGCGCAATGCAGCCCGCTTTGCTGAAGTCGCCGGGTTCGCGACCATCCCAGGTCAACCCACGCGCTATCTGGACTGCGAAGGCATGATCGACGCGGCCAACGATATCCTGTTTGCTGACAATCAAACGCTCACCATCACCTATCACAAGGCCAACGACTACGGTAACACCAGTTTCGACTGCGACACCGTCTCGGCAGACCTGCTCGTCAACGGCGACATTCTCGAAATCGTCTCTTCCGCGCGTATCCAGTTCATCACCCCGTTCGTCAGCGGTCTGGTTCCCGATCTGAATATCGCCTTTACGGCCCGCCGCACCATTATCAAGTCGCTGGAGCTCGGTTCCGATGACATTACGGATACCGACTACGACGGCCTTGACGATGCCTGGGAGATTTCGTGGTTCGGCGACCTGTCGGCGATCGCAACCGGCGACCCGGACGGGGACGGCTGCAACAATGGCTGCGAAGAAGCGCGCGGCACCAATCCGATCGACCTTCAGGACACCGACGGCGACGGCCTGGATGATGCTGAGGAAGCCTATCTCTATAATACGGACGGCACCGACGTCGATACCGACGATGATGGATTGACGGACTATGAAGAAGTCATCACTTACGGGACGAACCCGCTTGTAGTCGACACCGACGGCGACACCCTGAGCGATGGCGACGAAGTCAACGTCTACGGTACCGATCCTAATAACCCGGATACCGATGGCGACGGCATCTTCGATGCAGAAGAAGTCGGCCTGGGCAGCGATCCGAATCTGGCCGATACGGACAGCGACACGTTGAGCGACTATCAGGAAGTCGTCGTACACGGAACCAGTCCGATCCTGGCGGACACCGACGGCGACATTCTCAGCGATCCCGTCGAAGTCGCCGGAACCTATAACACCAGCGCGATTGATGCGGATACCGACAACGATGTCCTTCTTGATGGCGAAGAGGTCAATACCTACTTCACGCGGCCGGATGCCTACGACACCGATGGCGACAACCTCAGCGATTATGAGGAAGTGCTGCGCGTCACCAATCCCAACGACATCGATACCGACGACGACAACCTGACCGATGGCGATGAGGTCAACCTGTATGGCTCAGACCCGTTGAACCCGGACACGGACGGCGACGGTGTGAATGACGGCGATGAAATCGTCTGCGGCACGTCGCCGGTTTTGGTCAGCACCTTCCCGCCCGCGCTGGACTCCGAAATGTGCAACGGCGGCGGCAGCATCGATCCTGACAGTGACGATGACGGTTTGCCCGACATCTGGGAAATCAGCACGTTTGGTCATCTCGGCTTTGGTCCGCTTGACGACCCCGATGGCGATGGCATCAATAATCAGGATGAACGCCTTTTCGGAACCAACGGAAACAATCCGGATACTGATGGCGACGGCCGCACCGACGGCGAAGAACAGTATGGTATTGGCGGCCCGACCAGCAATCCGAAGATTTACGACACCGATGGCGACGGACTGAGCGATGGTCAGGAAGTCAATGTCTACGGCACCAATCCGAATCTTCAGGACAGCGACGGTGATGGTCTGCTGGACCCCGCCGAAATCCTGATCCACGGCACCAATCCGAACGATCCCGACTCCGATGACGACGGCCTGAACGATAGTGTCGAGCTGACGCTTGGCACCCTCCCGATGGACGCAGACACCGATGACGACGGCCTGAATGACGGCGAGGAAGTCAATCTGCGTGGGACCAACCCGCTCATGGCCGATACCGATAGCGATGGCCTGTCCGACTTCGTCGAGATTTACGAAACACTGACTGTCCCGACCGACTCCGACACCGACGACGACCAGCTCAACGACGGGTCCGAAGTGAATCTGTACGGGACCGACCCGAACAAAGCAGATACCGATGGCGATACGCTCACTGATTGGGCCGAAATGTTTGCCTTCCCGCTCAATCCGCTCAAGACCACCGATCCCCTCGTACAGGACACGGATCTTGATGGTAAGCGCGACGACTTCGAGCTTAACAACGGCACGCTGCCCAACAACCCGATCGGTATTTCGGTGCTGGCCGCAAGTGTCACGCAGGATCGCCGCCACAACAAGTCGGTCAGCATGATCGTTACGCTCAAGCTCGACAAGCCATCGGTCGAAACGACCCGCATCCGCTATCGCACCGCCGACGGCACCCCTCCGGGCGCAGCCACGCTGGCAGACAACGACTATGAGCAGATCGTCGGGACTGAAATGGTGTTCCTGCCCGGCGTAACCACAAGGACGTTCGTGGTCACGATTGGCGGCCAGAGCAACGGCTTCGGCGGTGATATTGGCAACGAGACCTTCTTCATCATGCTCAACACCAACGACAACGGATACATCAAGGTCGGCCAGGCCACGATGACCATCCTCTACAACCGCTAA
- a CDS encoding pilus assembly protein, whose protein sequence is MNTSPIDRRNNAEAGQSLVEVAIGMIVLLVIFSGLVDFGRAYFAYIAIEDAANEGATFLSIRPGCQEAVSDGSDTGCDDPNNAFFRAQNASSGDINWDNAEITVSRSGFAVGDPVTVTITYRLPLVTPFLPPILGTNHITLTSTASHIIITEKVN, encoded by the coding sequence ATGAACACTTCGCCGATAGATCGCAGGAACAATGCAGAAGCCGGGCAAAGTCTCGTCGAAGTCGCGATTGGAATGATTGTACTCCTGGTCATCTTTTCGGGACTTGTGGACTTTGGTCGCGCCTACTTCGCGTATATCGCCATCGAAGACGCTGCCAATGAAGGCGCCACTTTCCTGTCGATCCGCCCTGGCTGCCAGGAAGCAGTGAGTGATGGGTCGGATACCGGCTGCGACGATCCGAACAATGCCTTCTTCCGGGCGCAGAACGCCAGCAGCGGCGATATCAACTGGGACAACGCAGAGATCACCGTCTCTCGTTCCGGGTTTGCGGTCGGCGATCCGGTTACCGTAACGATCACCTATCGTCTGCCGCTTGTAACGCCCTTCCTTCCGCCGATCCTCGGCACGAACCACATCACTCTGACCAGCACAGCAAGCCACATCATTATTACGGAAAAGGTGAATTAG
- a CDS encoding CSLREA domain-containing protein: protein MIRKLLVVIMALFVAIGSSAQAPDDSRGTPKGPRRVFPVQPRAGVPRTPPANDAFASPTVITPTLPYTDTVVDFDQATGEVDEPLDCFTDTISVWYSLTPTENMVITLNTEGSSFDTVLAVYTGAALATLTSERCNDDFSVVVDAGFSSTITGLSVSAGTTYMIRIGAFDNGLLLAGDSSILNIKPTPAAAALTVNSTVDAVDANIGDGVCATSGAVCTLRAAINEANASQPGSTIAVPAGTYLVTINAPVDPGNPNALLYEDAAINGDLDLVSSVTITGAGAQTTIVDGGALDTVMEFFTGANVTLSGVTIRNGSRPGNQSAGGGLRINETAVVTANSIWITDNDAVFGGGLTVEGGTLTLTNSAITGNTATGKTFINDPDPNSYIAGNGGGIEVRDSLGVDATITLTNVTISGNSAVAPDASVTSKGGGVYFGLPQPSTNLSVALNNVTIAVNTAARGGGIFSDMVAPDIELDNTLIADNTAPTNPDCKGDIGSTGSNFVEAETGCITVAGDLVGQLPFLDPLKLNAPGSTPTQLIRNASPARENGDPATCASTDQRGITRPQGPVCDIGAMEAVSAVPGSFGLIDPAENTIIPSSTGLAELSWAVSSNALYYVVSLDNISGSSPVNVFVTTVAANVACTTECSIDFTQPLADGFYRYSVAAHNDSATTPASPTHIFQVDSVAGLPSLIANGGFEALASKGQPASWKFVYLSDDKRKCNTVDVTVAYEGSCSYLFKGSKHEKMILKQKIDRTGLTIVPGDKFRLTFFASAGGTVVAKAQLKVVYTKASLTTSKLKITIPIGNKTYVPYIGDVTVTDSRVDRVIVQFNNSSASGKWYLDQVRVVYLSSVPRNTRDEGLLPPPPAPNGFRGQN from the coding sequence ATGATTCGTAAGCTGCTGGTCGTCATAATGGCGCTGTTTGTTGCGATAGGTTCGTCCGCACAAGCCCCAGATGATTCGCGCGGCACGCCAAAAGGCCCGCGACGTGTTTTTCCGGTTCAGCCGCGGGCGGGGGTTCCGCGCACGCCTCCTGCAAACGATGCGTTCGCATCGCCCACAGTGATCACACCAACACTGCCTTACACCGATACGGTCGTGGATTTCGATCAAGCGACCGGCGAGGTCGATGAGCCCCTCGACTGCTTCACGGACACGATCAGCGTGTGGTATTCGCTGACACCCACCGAGAACATGGTGATTACGCTGAATACCGAGGGTTCGAGTTTCGACACGGTGCTGGCGGTGTACACCGGCGCGGCACTGGCAACCCTGACCAGCGAACGCTGCAATGACGATTTCAGCGTTGTTGTGGACGCCGGATTTTCGTCGACCATAACCGGCCTCAGCGTCAGCGCTGGCACCACGTACATGATCCGGATCGGGGCGTTCGACAATGGGCTGCTCCTCGCCGGTGACAGCTCGATCCTGAACATCAAACCGACGCCAGCGGCCGCGGCACTCACCGTGAACAGCACGGTCGACGCCGTAGACGCGAACATCGGTGACGGTGTGTGTGCCACCAGCGGGGCGGTCTGCACCTTACGGGCCGCGATCAACGAGGCGAATGCCAGCCAGCCCGGTAGCACCATCGCCGTGCCCGCCGGAACTTATTTGGTCACGATCAATGCACCTGTCGATCCGGGTAACCCCAATGCCCTACTCTATGAAGATGCGGCCATCAACGGTGATCTGGATCTGGTGTCCAGCGTGACCATAACCGGTGCCGGAGCGCAGACGACCATTGTTGACGGTGGCGCGCTTGATACCGTGATGGAGTTCTTCACCGGGGCGAACGTGACGCTCAGCGGCGTCACCATCCGGAATGGCAGCCGGCCCGGTAACCAATCTGCGGGAGGCGGGTTGCGAATCAATGAAACGGCTGTGGTGACCGCCAACTCAATCTGGATTACAGACAATGACGCAGTGTTCGGCGGGGGCCTGACCGTCGAGGGTGGCACACTCACTTTGACCAACAGCGCGATTACCGGAAACACTGCCACGGGAAAGACGTTCATCAATGACCCGGATCCGAACTCGTACATCGCCGGTAACGGCGGCGGCATCGAAGTGCGCGACAGCCTGGGCGTGGACGCGACCATAACACTGACGAATGTCACGATCAGCGGCAATTCGGCTGTAGCGCCGGATGCATCAGTAACGTCCAAAGGCGGCGGAGTCTATTTCGGGCTGCCGCAGCCGTCCACCAATCTGAGTGTCGCACTGAACAATGTCACAATTGCCGTCAATACCGCGGCGCGCGGCGGCGGCATCTTCTCGGATATGGTGGCGCCTGATATCGAGCTTGATAACACGCTGATCGCCGACAACACCGCGCCGACCAATCCCGACTGCAAAGGCGACATCGGCTCGACAGGGTCTAACTTTGTCGAAGCCGAGACCGGCTGTATCACGGTTGCCGGTGACCTCGTTGGGCAGCTGCCGTTCCTTGATCCGTTGAAACTGAACGCGCCAGGCTCAACACCGACTCAACTCATTCGTAATGCAAGCCCGGCCCGTGAGAATGGCGACCCGGCGACGTGCGCTTCGACCGATCAGCGCGGGATCACCCGTCCGCAGGGACCAGTCTGCGACATCGGCGCCATGGAGGCGGTCAGCGCTGTTCCAGGGTCATTTGGACTGATTGATCCTGCGGAGAATACCATAATCCCGTCGTCCACCGGTCTTGCGGAACTCTCGTGGGCTGTGTCGAGCAACGCCCTCTACTATGTGGTCTCGCTGGATAATATCTCTGGCAGTTCGCCGGTCAACGTGTTTGTAACTACGGTGGCGGCTAACGTGGCCTGTACGACGGAATGCTCGATCGATTTTACCCAGCCGCTGGCCGACGGTTTCTATCGCTACAGTGTTGCAGCGCACAACGACTCAGCCACTACTCCGGCATCCCCGACCCACATCTTCCAGGTCGACAGCGTTGCCGGACTGCCAAGTCTGATCGCCAATGGTGGTTTCGAGGCGCTCGCGAGCAAGGGGCAGCCTGCCAGCTGGAAGTTCGTCTACCTGTCCGATGACAAACGCAAGTGCAATACGGTCGATGTGACTGTGGCTTACGAGGGCAGTTGTTCGTATCTATTCAAGGGGTCAAAGCACGAAAAAATGATCCTGAAGCAGAAGATCGACCGGACCGGCTTGACGATTGTCCCTGGCGACAAATTCCGCCTGACATTCTTTGCCAGTGCGGGCGGCACTGTCGTCGCGAAGGCGCAACTCAAGGTGGTTTATACCAAAGCGTCGCTCACGACCAGCAAGCTGAAGATCACAATTCCAATCGGTAACAAGACCTATGTGCCGTATATCGGTGACGTGACTGTAACCGACTCGCGGGTGGATCGAGTGATCGTTCAGTTCAACAACAGTTCCGCCAGCGGTAAGTGGTACTTGGATCAGGTGCGCGTAGTGTATCTGTCGTCTGTGCCGCGCAACACACGTGACGAAGGCCTCTTGCCTCCTCCGCCTGCACCGAACGGATTCCGCGGCCAGAACTAG
- a CDS encoding sigma-70 family RNA polymerase sigma factor, whose product MASEPLIQRGQRGDRDAIAELYELYVERIFRYVSYRVEGAADIQDLTAEVFVKMVEGLPKYRNSGIPFEAWLYRIASARIIDYRRRIQRRPQSELTESLTDDFDETPEEAMVEQEELETLRRAIGHLNEEQQTLLVLRFIERKSHDQVAAIMGKSVSAVKSIQHRALNQLAAQLGETKVRHYLRGSSDDQS is encoded by the coding sequence GTGGCGTCAGAGCCCCTCATTCAACGCGGTCAACGCGGAGATAGAGACGCAATCGCTGAACTGTACGAACTGTACGTCGAGCGCATTTTTCGCTACGTTTCGTATCGTGTCGAGGGTGCAGCGGACATTCAGGATCTAACGGCGGAAGTTTTCGTCAAGATGGTCGAAGGGTTACCAAAGTACAGGAACAGTGGCATTCCGTTTGAAGCATGGCTCTACCGGATCGCGTCGGCCCGCATTATCGATTATCGCCGCCGGATCCAGCGTCGCCCTCAATCGGAACTCACCGAAAGCCTGACCGACGATTTTGATGAAACGCCCGAAGAAGCAATGGTCGAGCAAGAGGAGCTGGAGACGCTGCGCCGAGCCATTGGGCACCTTAATGAGGAACAGCAAACACTACTGGTACTGAGATTTATCGAGCGAAAGAGTCACGATCAGGTGGCTGCAATTATGGGTAAGTCCGTTTCAGCCGTAAAGTCGATCCAGCATCGGGCGCTTAATCAGTTAGCGGCCCAGTTGGGCGAGACTAAAGTGCGTCATTATCTGAGGGGGTCGTCTGATGACCAATCCTAA
- a CDS encoding PASTA domain-containing protein translates to MKYWISLTLLLLIAYSSGFAQTESPPVPDVTGMTLPEAAATLNRLGFTLGEIVDVPYDSAGDDRTNKIARQMPDAGQDAEPGSSVNVAVLRTANARLTYDDNDLTLINMSAGVLDLSRIEFFSVLPDRSVSFSANGWGTVLDEGDCGQIWSIGRVASKSIDGCAAIKWLTTANTARHFWTTAAGVTEFEVQQDGSVRATCNSAGANTQDAPLSCDLVLGADYLREHTGYIYLAYTVDSLIIHNQTTDRWMDVSLVVIHLGGAVVANPADEQISVKAASQFPWLAPGQCLLISQSDDPSAPEPCDAVGSQTVEAADAFWKGAFQVSGRDGMPRACDAAKEGELTICIVPR, encoded by the coding sequence ATGAAATATTGGATTAGTTTGACACTTCTACTGCTGATTGCCTATTCCAGTGGTTTTGCGCAAACGGAATCACCCCCGGTGCCGGATGTTACCGGTATGACGCTTCCTGAAGCCGCCGCGACACTAAACCGCCTGGGATTCACTTTGGGGGAAATTGTCGACGTACCCTACGACAGTGCAGGGGATGATCGAACGAACAAAATCGCGCGTCAGATGCCTGACGCCGGACAGGACGCCGAACCCGGAAGCTCCGTGAATGTTGCGGTGCTGCGAACAGCCAATGCAAGACTGACGTATGACGATAACGATCTGACGCTGATAAACATGTCCGCGGGGGTCCTGGACCTCTCCCGGATAGAATTCTTCTCCGTACTTCCCGACCGGTCCGTCTCATTTTCGGCGAACGGCTGGGGAACAGTGCTTGATGAGGGGGATTGCGGTCAGATCTGGTCTATTGGCAGAGTTGCCAGCAAGTCGATCGACGGGTGTGCGGCAATCAAGTGGCTGACAACAGCAAACACCGCCCGTCACTTCTGGACCACCGCGGCCGGAGTCACCGAGTTTGAGGTGCAGCAGGACGGAAGCGTGCGCGCGACGTGCAATTCTGCCGGCGCCAACACTCAGGATGCCCCGCTTAGCTGCGATCTGGTACTTGGGGCCGATTACCTTCGCGAACACACGGGATATATTTATCTGGCTTATACGGTCGATTCGCTTATTATCCACAATCAGACCACTGACCGCTGGATGGATGTCAGTCTAGTTGTGATTCACCTGGGTGGCGCTGTCGTAGCGAACCCGGCTGACGAGCAAATCTCGGTCAAAGCCGCGAGCCAGTTTCCGTGGCTTGCGCCGGGGCAGTGCCTGCTTATCTCCCAGTCAGATGATCCGTCCGCGCCTGAACCCTGCGATGCAGTCGGAAGTCAGACTGTCGAGGCAGCCGATGCGTTCTGGAAAGGGGCGTTTCAAGTCTCAGGCAGAGACGGAATGCCGCGAGCATGCGACGCCGCAAAAGAGGGTGAGCTGACAATCTGCATCGTTCCGCGCTAA
- a CDS encoding tyrosine phenol-lyase → MTEHPNPQTMGQQFGRRSWAEPWKIKMVEPIKMIGRAEREQAMIGAGYNTFLLRSEDVYIDLLTDSGTSAMSDRQWAGIMLGDEAYAGSRNFYHMEEAIQKYYGYRYIVPTHQGRGAEHLISQAAIKPGQFVPGNMYFTTTRLHQELAGGTFVDVIVDEAHDPTSEKPFKGNVDLDKLQALIDREGADKIAYVSLAGTVNMAGGQPVSMANVRALRTLCEKHGIRLYLDATRMVENCFFIQEREEGYATQPIAAILREFCSYTDGAWMSAKKDNLVNIGGWLAINHQDVYDLACNLVVIYEGLHTYGGMAGRDMEALAIGIEESVQDDHVRARIGQVRYLGELLTDWGVPIVQPVGGHAIFLDAKRMYPHLPQDQFPGQTLAAELYLDSGVRSMERGVVSAGRDPHTGDHRYPALELTRLTIPRRVYTQAHMDVVAESVKAVFDGREQTRGLKLVYEPKYLRFFQARFDRV, encoded by the coding sequence ATGACAGAACATCCAAACCCGCAGACGATGGGGCAGCAGTTTGGCCGCCGGTCTTGGGCCGAGCCCTGGAAGATCAAAATGGTTGAGCCGATCAAGATGATTGGCCGTGCTGAGCGCGAGCAAGCCATGATCGGCGCCGGATACAACACCTTTCTGCTGAGGTCCGAAGACGTCTATATTGACCTGCTGACCGACAGCGGTACCAGTGCCATGAGCGACCGCCAGTGGGCGGGCATTATGCTCGGCGACGAAGCCTACGCGGGAAGCCGCAACTTCTATCATATGGAAGAGGCAATCCAGAAATACTACGGCTATCGCTACATCGTCCCGACCCATCAAGGACGCGGCGCGGAACATCTGATCAGCCAGGCCGCCATCAAGCCGGGTCAGTTCGTGCCGGGCAACATGTATTTCACGACCACCCGCCTGCATCAGGAATTAGCGGGCGGCACGTTTGTCGATGTCATCGTCGATGAGGCGCACGATCCCACCAGCGAAAAACCCTTCAAGGGCAATGTTGATCTGGACAAGCTGCAGGCACTCATAGACCGCGAAGGCGCTGACAAGATCGCGTATGTCAGCCTTGCTGGAACCGTGAATATGGCTGGCGGTCAGCCGGTCAGCATGGCGAATGTGCGCGCACTGCGCACACTGTGCGAGAAGCATGGCATTCGCTTATACCTCGATGCAACTCGCATGGTCGAAAACTGCTTCTTCATCCAGGAACGCGAGGAGGGGTATGCGACTCAGCCCATAGCAGCTATCTTGCGCGAGTTTTGTAGCTACACCGACGGGGCATGGATGAGCGCCAAGAAAGACAACCTCGTCAACATCGGCGGTTGGCTGGCCATAAACCATCAGGATGTCTACGATCTGGCGTGCAATCTGGTCGTTATCTACGAGGGGCTGCACACCTATGGCGGCATGGCCGGACGCGACATGGAAGCGCTTGCCATCGGCATCGAGGAGTCGGTGCAGGATGATCACGTACGTGCGCGAATCGGCCAGGTTCGTTATCTCGGCGAATTGCTGACAGATTGGGGTGTCCCCATCGTCCAGCCCGTGGGAGGGCACGCGATATTCCTGGATGCGAAGCGCATGTATCCCCATCTCCCCCAGGATCAGTTCCCCGGCCAGACTCTTGCCGCCGAACTCTACCTGGACTCGGGGGTGCGCAGCATGGAGCGCGGCGTCGTGAGCGCCGGTCGCGATCCGCATACCGGTGACCACCGTTATCCAGCCCTTGAGCTGACCCGGCTGACCATCCCGCGCCGTGTCTATACGCAGGCACACATGGATGTAGTGGCCGAATCGGTAAAAGCTGTTTTTGACGGGCGCGAGCAAACGCGCGGATTGAAACTGGTCTACGAACCCAAGTACCTGCGATTCTTCCAGGCGCGGTTTGACCGGGTTTGA
- a CDS encoding helix-turn-helix domain-containing protein: protein MDNLAAENDLGEILKALASEKRLDILRYLGGQVASVNEIAEQLSMPASTATMHVNLLEKAGLIQTELKPASRGLKKLCVRRYDQIVVALPSGEQGAANIVDIAMPIGAYVDAAVSPTCGLASEYGIIGHLDDPSTFYDPERMQAQLLWFKHGYVEYRFPNRVPANARPESLQVSLELGSEAPLHNDDWPSDISLWINGVEIGTWTSPGDYGGDRGALTPDWWEEWNSQYGLLKVWKVSEDGSFVDGVRVSEVSLPQLKIDQARFISVRVGVKEDARNVGGINIFGRAFGNYPQDIHMRIRHRTDPDGEKGVL, encoded by the coding sequence ATGGACAATCTGGCGGCAGAGAATGACCTCGGCGAGATTCTGAAGGCGCTTGCCTCGGAGAAGCGGCTCGACATCCTCCGCTATCTCGGTGGGCAGGTTGCCAGTGTCAATGAGATCGCCGAACAACTAAGCATGCCTGCGTCGACGGCCACAATGCATGTAAACCTGCTTGAGAAGGCTGGCCTGATCCAAACCGAACTCAAGCCGGCCAGCCGCGGACTCAAGAAGCTGTGCGTCCGGCGCTACGATCAGATTGTCGTCGCTCTGCCTTCTGGCGAGCAGGGCGCAGCCAACATAGTCGATATCGCCATGCCAATCGGAGCGTATGTCGATGCGGCAGTCAGCCCAACCTGCGGGCTGGCAAGCGAGTACGGCATTATCGGCCATCTCGACGATCCCAGCACTTTTTACGATCCGGAACGGATGCAGGCGCAGCTTCTCTGGTTCAAACACGGCTATGTCGAGTATCGCTTTCCCAATAGAGTTCCGGCCAATGCCCGGCCCGAGAGCCTCCAGGTTAGCCTGGAACTGGGTTCAGAAGCGCCCCTGCACAATGACGATTGGCCGTCCGATATCAGTCTTTGGATCAACGGTGTCGAAATTGGCACGTGGACATCACCCGGCGATTACGGCGGTGATCGCGGTGCGCTGACGCCGGACTGGTGGGAAGAGTGGAACTCGCAGTATGGGCTGTTAAAGGTGTGGAAAGTCAGCGAAGACGGCAGTTTCGTCGATGGTGTCCGGGTGTCGGAGGTTTCCCTACCGCAGCTGAAGATTGACCAGGCCCGGTTCATCTCAGTCCGGGTCGGTGTGAAAGAGGATGCTCGGAACGTTGGCGGGATCAATATCTTCGGGCGCGCATTCGGCAATTATCCGCAGGATATCCACATGCGAATACGACACCGGACAGATCCTGACGGCGAAAAGGGGGTGTTATAG